The following are encoded in a window of Geobacter metallireducens GS-15 genomic DNA:
- a CDS encoding multidrug effflux MFS transporter, with protein MEMTAAPAIQPADMTRRQLARLVLILGALTAFSSMSIDMYLPAFPQIARDLAAPLGMVQLSISAFLFGSAAGQLFYGPMADRWGRRTPLLLGLTLYVAAAFGCAFVHTGEGLLFWRVVMAVGGGAGMVISRAVVRDLYDTAEAARMFSLLMLVMGAAPILAPIVGGQLLLITGWRGIFGFLAIFGLLSLAAAAMFLPESLPAERRSRRGVVEMGTIYAHLLRNNRYLRYAIALGCVAGVNFSYISGAPFVFIELHGVTPQHFGLFFGANACGLIGASQVNRRLLRRFSAQRILGTAATVNAVGALLLAVAGFTGIGGFPVQVALLFVCLCTSGFLYPNVTALAMAPFDKAAGSASALLGTIQYTLGATAGALVGMFHNGTAVPMTATMALCGVLGWCAIVGVARASSARRAPAP; from the coding sequence ATGGAAATGACCGCTGCGCCGGCTATCCAACCAGCAGACATGACCCGACGCCAACTGGCACGGCTGGTCCTGATCCTCGGGGCGCTGACTGCCTTCAGTTCCATGTCCATCGACATGTACCTCCCCGCCTTCCCGCAGATCGCCCGGGATCTCGCCGCGCCGCTCGGTATGGTGCAGCTCTCCATCTCCGCCTTCCTCTTCGGTTCGGCCGCCGGGCAGCTGTTTTACGGCCCGATGGCCGACCGGTGGGGAAGGCGAACGCCCCTCCTCCTGGGACTGACGCTCTACGTCGCGGCAGCGTTCGGATGTGCCTTCGTCCACACGGGTGAGGGTCTCCTCTTCTGGCGCGTGGTAATGGCGGTCGGAGGGGGAGCCGGCATGGTGATCTCGCGCGCTGTGGTACGCGACCTCTACGATACCGCCGAAGCGGCGAGGATGTTTTCGCTCCTCATGCTGGTCATGGGCGCGGCGCCAATACTGGCTCCTATCGTGGGAGGACAGCTCCTGCTGATCACCGGATGGCGCGGCATTTTCGGCTTTCTGGCAATCTTCGGTCTCCTTTCCCTCGCCGCGGCGGCAATGTTCCTTCCCGAATCCCTGCCGGCGGAGCGTCGCAGCCGGCGCGGCGTTGTCGAGATGGGTACCATTTATGCTCACCTTCTCCGCAACAACCGTTATCTCCGCTACGCCATCGCCCTTGGCTGCGTCGCCGGGGTCAATTTTTCCTACATCTCGGGTGCACCATTCGTCTTCATCGAATTGCACGGCGTCACCCCCCAGCACTTCGGCCTTTTCTTCGGCGCCAACGCCTGCGGACTGATCGGCGCCTCCCAGGTCAACCGCCGCCTTCTTCGCCGCTTCAGCGCCCAACGTATCCTGGGCACCGCAGCCACCGTCAATGCGGTGGGAGCCCTTCTTCTCGCGGTTGCAGGGTTCACGGGGATCGGTGGTTTTCCTGTCCAGGTCGCACTCCTGTTCGTTTGCCTCTGTACGTCCGGGTTCCTCTATCCCAACGTGACCGCCCTCGCCATGGCCCCCTTCGACAAGGCGGCAGGGAGCGCGTCGGCGCTTCTGGGGACGATCCAGTACACCCTCGGGGCAACCGCGGGTGCGCTCGTGGGGATGTTCCACAACGGGACGGCGGTACCGATGACCGCTACCATGGCTCTCTGCGGGGTGCTGGGCTGGTGTGCCATTGTCGGGGTTGCCCGAGCATCGTCGGCCCGGCGTGCGCCGGCGCCATAA
- a CDS encoding IS4-like element ISGme2 family transposase encodes MHTGPTVFKQLLQFLPRYEFNLCVRRHRGEYREKKFSTYDQFLCLAYAQMAGRESLRDIETCLNSHQEKLYHIGFRGDVSRTTLADANERRDWRIFQDFGHVLIGIAQQLYQADAIAVELTQPLYAFDSTTIDLCLTLFPWAEFRKTKAAVKMHTLIDLRGPIPTWVTITTGKVHDVRMLDHLPVAKDAIYTMDRGYVDFARLHSIHKQGAFFVVRAKDNLKCQRLYSHPKDKESGVRADQIITLVTQKSKKGYPEKLRRVSYVDKERNKRLVFLTNNFEIPAATVAAIYKQRWQVELFFKWIKQHLRIKSFIGTSVNAVKSQIWVALCIYLLVAITKKKLGVPCSLYTFLQILEVNLFEKKPISSLVAEALKRNADYPERNQLNLFNY; translated from the coding sequence ATGCACACCGGTCCGACCGTTTTCAAACAACTTCTGCAGTTTCTGCCCCGGTACGAATTCAATCTCTGCGTTCGCCGACACCGTGGCGAGTATCGGGAGAAGAAGTTCTCGACCTATGACCAGTTCCTCTGCCTGGCTTATGCCCAGATGGCTGGCCGTGAGAGCTTGCGGGATATCGAGACCTGCCTGAACTCCCACCAGGAGAAGCTGTACCACATCGGCTTTCGTGGTGATGTCTCCCGCACGACCCTTGCCGACGCGAACGAGCGCAGGGACTGGCGTATCTTCCAAGACTTCGGTCATGTACTGATCGGCATAGCTCAGCAGCTGTACCAGGCTGATGCCATCGCCGTTGAGCTTACGCAACCGCTCTACGCCTTTGACTCGACCACTATCGACCTGTGCCTTACGCTGTTCCCATGGGCCGAGTTCCGCAAAACCAAGGCGGCGGTCAAGATGCATACGCTCATTGATCTGCGTGGTCCCATTCCAACCTGGGTCACTATTACCACTGGCAAGGTCCACGATGTCAGGATGCTGGACCATCTGCCGGTTGCAAAGGATGCCATTTACACGATGGACAGAGGGTATGTCGATTTTGCCCGGCTCCACTCCATCCACAAGCAGGGAGCATTCTTCGTAGTTCGGGCAAAGGACAACCTGAAATGCCAGCGGTTATATTCCCATCCGAAGGACAAGGAATCAGGTGTACGGGCAGACCAGATTATCACCCTGGTGACGCAGAAGTCGAAAAAGGGGTATCCGGAGAAACTGCGCCGGGTCAGCTATGTTGACAAAGAACGGAACAAGCGACTCGTATTTCTCACGAACAACTTCGAGATTCCGGCAGCGACGGTGGCTGCGATTTACAAGCAGCGCTGGCAGGTGGAGCTGTTTTTCAAATGGATCAAACAGCACCTGCGGATCAAGTCGTTCATCGGAACGTCAGTCAATGCCGTGAAGAGCCAGATATGGGTTGCCTTGTGCATCTATCTGCTGGTGGCGATCACGAAAAAGAAGTTGGGGGTTCCGTGTTCGCTCTACACTTTTCTACAGATTCTGGAGGTCAACTTGTTCGAGAAAAAGCCCATTTCATCGCTGGTTGCGGAGGCTCTCAAGCGAAATGCTGATTATCCTGAGCGCAACCAACTGAACTTATTCAACTATTAA
- a CDS encoding LysR family transcriptional regulator — protein sequence MDIRQLQFFAEIVRYGSFTKAAERLHVAQPAVSMAMKKLEEELDLILFNRQERRISLTAEGEIFLRHAEKILDEVKSAETEMEELRGLAKGEVRVGIPPMMSAYFFPEIIRDFSNSYPDLHLTVSGEGASKIQKMIIDGELDMGVVAGASFPETLEVRRFLREEVIVCVPRSHPLASRGSLTLHEFARHPLIFYREGYYLRELILDVLRGAGLSPTIRFETNLYTLVKSLVQKGMGISVFLRMVVAEDDDLTAISLDPPLFLDLLIAWKKHGYLSRANRAFADYLLEKGSSAAL from the coding sequence GTGGATATCCGCCAGTTGCAATTTTTTGCCGAGATCGTCAGATACGGCAGCTTCACCAAGGCTGCGGAACGGTTGCACGTAGCCCAGCCGGCAGTGAGCATGGCTATGAAGAAGTTGGAAGAGGAACTTGACCTCATACTCTTCAACCGTCAGGAGAGGAGAATTTCCCTGACCGCCGAGGGAGAGATCTTTCTGCGGCATGCGGAGAAGATACTGGATGAGGTGAAGTCGGCGGAGACGGAAATGGAGGAACTGCGGGGGCTTGCCAAAGGCGAGGTGCGGGTGGGAATCCCTCCGATGATGAGTGCATATTTCTTCCCGGAGATCATCCGTGACTTCTCCAACAGCTACCCCGATTTGCACCTTACGGTGTCGGGTGAGGGAGCTTCAAAAATCCAGAAGATGATCATTGACGGGGAACTGGACATGGGGGTCGTTGCCGGCGCGAGCTTCCCCGAAACGCTTGAGGTGAGAAGGTTCCTGCGGGAAGAGGTGATCGTTTGCGTCCCCAGGAGCCACCCCCTGGCGTCAAGGGGGAGCCTGACGCTGCACGAGTTCGCCAGGCATCCGTTGATCTTCTACCGGGAAGGGTACTATTTGAGGGAACTCATCCTTGACGTTCTGAGGGGGGCAGGCCTCAGTCCAACCATCAGATTTGAAACAAATCTCTACACTCTGGTCAAGTCGCTGGTCCAGAAGGGTATGGGTATTTCGGTCTTTTTGAGGATGGTGGTTGCTGAAGATGACGATCTTACGGCAATATCCCTGGATCCACCGCTGTTCCTCGATCTTCTGATCGCCTGGAAAAAGCATGGATATCTCTCCCGGGCAAACCGCGCGTTTGCCGATTACCTCCTTGAGAAGGGATCAAGCGCAGCACTGTAG
- a CDS encoding polysaccharide deacetylase family protein — protein MNNALTIDVEEWFHVCGVAGYGYGTHPSHVLRNVDRLLECFAAVDVTATFFVLGSVAEALPSLVPAIAAAGHEVASHGFSHTLITALSPAAFRDELRRTNDILSIQSGKRPIGFRAPQWSLSRTVTPWAFEILHDEGFRYDSSCNPLPFVGDRSGSRVPYKIGMAGKSLWEIPPMVTPSMLGNLPTGGGWGFRFFPPRMIERTVQRLNEEGQSAVFYLHPREIDPSGPRLPLSLFRQFVAYGPRTDALQRLVPLMKRFRFTSLGNLVDQWESA, from the coding sequence ATGAATAATGCTCTAACCATTGACGTGGAGGAATGGTTTCACGTCTGTGGTGTTGCAGGATACGGTTACGGAACTCACCCGTCGCACGTCCTGCGGAATGTTGACAGGCTGCTCGAGTGTTTCGCGGCGGTGGACGTTACGGCCACCTTCTTCGTACTCGGTTCGGTAGCCGAAGCATTGCCGTCGCTGGTCCCGGCAATAGCAGCGGCCGGCCACGAGGTTGCATCGCACGGTTTCTCCCATACGCTGATTACAGCGTTGTCGCCGGCCGCATTTCGCGACGAATTGCGCCGAACCAATGATATTCTCTCGATTCAGTCGGGCAAGCGGCCCATCGGGTTTCGTGCCCCCCAGTGGTCTCTTTCGCGTACGGTGACACCGTGGGCATTCGAGATCCTGCATGATGAGGGATTCCGCTACGATTCCAGTTGCAACCCGCTCCCTTTTGTGGGGGATCGGTCCGGTTCCCGCGTTCCCTACAAAATCGGGATGGCTGGGAAAAGTCTCTGGGAGATTCCCCCGATGGTAACGCCGTCGATGCTGGGAAACCTCCCGACCGGCGGGGGATGGGGATTCAGGTTCTTTCCGCCGCGGATGATCGAGCGGACTGTACAGCGCCTCAATGAAGAGGGACAATCGGCTGTTTTCTATCTTCATCCCCGGGAGATTGACCCCAGTGGTCCGCGTCTTCCATTGTCGCTCTTTCGACAGTTTGTGGCCTATGGCCCACGGACTGACGCATTGCAGCGGCTGGTCCCGCTTATGAAGCGGTTTCGTTTTACTTCTCTGGGCAATCTGGTGGATCAGTGGGAATCTGCGTAG
- a CDS encoding glycosyltransferase family 2 protein — MTIEAVVRETLEQGLPLVVVDDGSEDGTADCVRGLPVNLVSHGRNRGKGAALKTGFAWALEYGFSGVITLDSDGQHDPTAITLLAETAKNDGWDILVASRFAQFNQMAGLRRHWNRFGAWCMKKRTGFQIDDSQSGFRYYSARLLRMVSLGKDGYDLEMEILMKAWQAGCTIGSVPVPARVADGRATSHFRPVRDTWNICMTFLRYM, encoded by the coding sequence TTGACAATTGAAGCAGTTGTTCGGGAGACTCTGGAACAGGGATTGCCCCTCGTGGTCGTCGATGACGGCTCCGAGGACGGCACGGCAGACTGCGTCAGGGGACTGCCGGTGAACCTGGTCAGCCACGGGAGAAATCGCGGCAAAGGGGCAGCCCTGAAGACAGGCTTCGCATGGGCGTTGGAATACGGTTTTTCCGGCGTGATCACCCTGGATTCGGATGGACAGCACGACCCTACGGCCATCACACTTCTGGCGGAAACGGCCAAGAACGACGGTTGGGATATCCTCGTGGCCTCCCGCTTCGCCCAGTTCAACCAGATGGCAGGGCTGCGGCGCCACTGGAACCGGTTCGGCGCCTGGTGCATGAAGAAGCGGACCGGCTTTCAGATCGACGACAGTCAGTCGGGCTTTCGCTATTACTCGGCCCGTCTCCTGCGGATGGTGTCTCTCGGGAAAGACGGCTACGATCTGGAGATGGAAATCCTGATGAAGGCCTGGCAGGCCGGTTGCACCATCGGCTCGGTGCCAGTGCCGGCCCGGGTGGCGGACGGCCGGGCCACCAGCCATTTCCGGCCGGTGCGCGACACCTGGAACATTTGCATGACATTTCTTCGGTATATGTAG
- a CDS encoding radical SAM protein: MLQSLKNYSTEKIVSLLLSLATNSSNETLARMTHLMELIPKKDYYRERIRWIRQLIRENHPSIEFPRRILRDLHPNQRDKWITNLAVNHLLIGTNKRKAWADREGYYPPSTVVISPTMKCNLSCYGCYAGDYGKGLELSLEEVDSVLTQMKEMGVYFAVISGGEPFFMPNIFEIFRKHSDMAFLVFTHGGLIDEAMVERLIEVGNVMPAFSLEGYEPETDERRGPGHFRKVMGAMDLLRNAGLSFCGSFTQTSRNTPVITDGSFIDMLLEKGVFALWLFTYVPVGRDPNLELMATPEQRDLLRTRVAEFRATKPMLFIDFWNDGPIISGCIAGGRKYFHINANGDIEPCVFCHFAVDNIRRTSLKDALRSPLFQKIRQQQGEHENLLRPCMLIDHPEVGRELFNSEGVYPTHEGAAEIFTGLAGQVDAYATEYAGIADPAWEREFVDTGRAEKKVKNRKR, translated from the coding sequence ATGCTGCAAAGCCTTAAAAACTATTCAACGGAAAAGATCGTTTCGCTCCTCCTGTCTCTGGCCACCAACTCGTCCAACGAGACCCTGGCTCGGATGACCCACCTGATGGAGCTGATCCCGAAAAAAGACTACTACCGGGAGCGGATCCGGTGGATCAGGCAGCTCATCCGGGAAAACCATCCGAGCATCGAGTTTCCCCGCCGGATCCTCCGCGACCTCCACCCCAACCAGCGCGACAAGTGGATCACCAACCTGGCGGTGAACCACCTCCTGATAGGGACCAACAAGCGGAAGGCCTGGGCCGACCGGGAAGGGTACTATCCCCCTTCCACGGTAGTCATCAGCCCCACCATGAAATGCAACCTCTCCTGCTACGGCTGTTATGCCGGCGATTACGGCAAGGGGCTGGAACTCTCACTGGAGGAGGTGGACTCGGTCCTGACCCAGATGAAGGAGATGGGGGTCTACTTCGCGGTCATCTCCGGCGGTGAGCCGTTTTTCATGCCGAATATCTTCGAGATCTTCCGCAAGCATTCCGACATGGCGTTCCTGGTCTTTACCCACGGCGGGCTCATCGACGAGGCCATGGTTGAGCGGCTGATCGAGGTGGGGAACGTCATGCCCGCCTTTTCCCTGGAGGGGTATGAGCCGGAAACCGACGAGCGGCGCGGTCCCGGTCACTTCCGCAAGGTCATGGGGGCCATGGATCTTTTGCGGAACGCGGGGCTCTCCTTCTGCGGCTCCTTCACCCAGACCAGCAGGAACACCCCGGTCATCACCGACGGAAGCTTCATCGACATGCTCCTGGAGAAGGGGGTATTCGCCCTCTGGCTCTTCACCTACGTGCCGGTGGGGCGAGATCCGAACCTGGAACTGATGGCCACGCCCGAGCAGCGGGACCTTCTTCGGACGAGGGTCGCCGAGTTCCGCGCCACCAAGCCGATGCTCTTCATCGATTTCTGGAACGACGGCCCCATCATCAGCGGCTGCATCGCCGGAGGACGGAAATACTTCCACATCAACGCCAACGGCGACATCGAGCCGTGCGTTTTCTGTCACTTTGCCGTGGACAACATCCGCCGTACCTCTCTCAAGGATGCGCTCCGGTCGCCGCTCTTCCAGAAGATCCGCCAGCAGCAGGGGGAGCATGAGAATCTCCTCCGTCCCTGCATGCTGATCGACCACCCCGAGGTGGGACGGGAACTCTTCAACTCCGAAGGGGTCTATCCGACCCATGAGGGCGCTGCCGAGATATTTACCGGCCTTGCCGGGCAGGTGGATGCCTACGCTACGGAGTATGCCGGGATCGCCGATCCCGCATGGGAGCGGGAATTCGTCGATACCGGCCGCGCTGAAAAGAAAGTGAAGAACCGTAAGCGGTGA
- a CDS encoding lysophospholipid acyltransferase family protein translates to MTYYNSINLFLINLFTRLVPRWLFPPFAFVTAGIVYFLAGTQRRGTRENLRVVTGRRHVEGLLISTFYKYARNWADVMLMMRLTGERLFSLIGRRSMSTPLDEALAAGTGAILVSPHFGNWELGGLGLADLGYKINVLTFREPDEKVNELRERVRGERGIGFIYVDRHDTSPLAIIEAVNALRRNEVVALLGDRDGSSHTMSVEFFGRPANIPLGAAYLSLASGAPVIPVFVPLEGGRYATIMEEPIHFRSGHRDHGIVIREGVERLIRLFEKYIRVYPDQWYNFFPYWDQSSHTKG, encoded by the coding sequence GTGACCTATTACAACAGTATCAACCTGTTCCTGATCAACCTGTTCACCCGCCTCGTGCCGCGGTGGCTTTTCCCCCCCTTTGCCTTTGTCACCGCCGGGATTGTCTACTTCCTTGCGGGCACCCAGCGGCGTGGCACCCGGGAAAACCTTCGGGTGGTGACCGGCCGCCGCCATGTGGAGGGGCTGCTGATCAGCACCTTCTACAAGTATGCCCGCAATTGGGCCGACGTGATGCTGATGATGCGCCTCACGGGGGAGCGCCTCTTTTCCCTGATCGGCCGACGCAGCATGAGTACCCCCCTGGATGAGGCCCTGGCGGCGGGCACCGGCGCCATTCTCGTCTCGCCCCACTTCGGGAACTGGGAGCTCGGTGGGCTGGGGCTGGCCGATCTGGGGTACAAGATCAACGTCCTCACCTTCCGGGAACCGGACGAGAAGGTGAATGAACTGCGGGAGCGGGTTCGGGGGGAGCGGGGGATAGGGTTCATCTACGTGGACCGCCACGACACCTCGCCGCTGGCCATCATCGAGGCGGTCAACGCCCTGCGCCGCAACGAGGTCGTGGCGCTGCTGGGGGACCGGGACGGCTCCTCCCACACGATGTCCGTCGAATTTTTTGGCCGCCCCGCCAATATTCCCCTGGGGGCCGCCTATCTCTCCCTGGCCAGCGGGGCACCGGTCATCCCGGTCTTCGTCCCCCTTGAAGGGGGGAGGTACGCCACCATCATGGAGGAGCCGATCCATTTCCGGAGCGGGCACAGGGACCACGGTATCGTGATCCGGGAGGGGGTCGAACGGCTCATTCGGCTCTTCGAAAAATACATCCGGGTCTATCCCGACCAGTGGTATAATTTTTTCCCTTACTGGGACCAATCATCGCACACAAAAGGATAA
- a CDS encoding phosphopantetheine-binding protein yields the protein MADQLIEEVKQLIIDALRIEGMTPAEIDTDAPLFGEGLGLDSIDALQLVVAMEKQYGVVVPDAATGTKVFQSVRTVADFVAENRK from the coding sequence ATGGCAGACCAACTGATTGAAGAAGTTAAACAACTCATCATAGACGCCCTCCGGATTGAGGGTATGACTCCCGCCGAGATCGATACCGATGCGCCGCTCTTTGGCGAGGGGTTGGGACTTGACTCCATTGATGCCCTCCAACTGGTGGTGGCCATGGAGAAGCAGTACGGCGTCGTTGTTCCCGATGCTGCCACCGGGACCAAGGTCTTTCAGTCGGTCCGTACCGTGGCCGACTTTGTCGCGGAAAACCGTAAATGA
- a CDS encoding B12-binding domain-containing radical SAM protein yields MKLLFVSPGWPRGRLWGELGFKFPSLSLAALAAVTPESWDVALCDENIEPLDLNSDADLVAITAMTPQAPQAYRIAAAFRARGKRVVMGGFHASNLPEEALQHVDAVVVGEGEVVWPQLLADLERGELQRIYRAATALAMEAIPVARRELFQGKRYLFTNTLQTTRGCPFDCEFCSVTAFYGRRYRKRPVDNVLAELELLRRRNSFAFFVDDNLVADRTYALSLFAGMKGMGFKWLSHAPIDFAHDREFLRAAGEAGCVGMFVGFESLNQDALAAMGKVTNTARSYLEDAQAFRDNGIGILGSFVLGCDNDTPAVFEGLLRFCEEARLEAAIFPILTPYPGTEVRRRLEAEGRIISSDWQDYDMEHVTFLPRGMSVDELQQGYDWLNRSFYSLPSMYRRIFKAHRSVQVFAPMNFGFRSAIRRKGRVA; encoded by the coding sequence ATGAAGCTCCTCTTCGTCTCTCCCGGATGGCCGCGGGGGAGGCTCTGGGGGGAGCTGGGCTTCAAGTTTCCTTCCCTTTCCCTTGCCGCGCTGGCGGCCGTCACCCCCGAATCGTGGGACGTGGCCCTTTGCGACGAGAATATCGAGCCGCTCGATCTGAATTCCGACGCCGATCTCGTGGCAATTACCGCCATGACTCCCCAGGCACCCCAGGCCTACCGGATCGCTGCCGCGTTCCGCGCCCGGGGGAAGCGGGTGGTCATGGGGGGCTTCCACGCCAGCAACCTGCCGGAAGAGGCGCTCCAGCACGTGGATGCCGTGGTGGTGGGAGAGGGTGAGGTGGTCTGGCCCCAACTCCTGGCCGACCTTGAGCGGGGCGAGCTGCAGCGCATCTACCGGGCCGCAACCGCACTCGCCATGGAAGCGATTCCCGTGGCCCGTCGTGAGCTATTCCAGGGGAAGCGGTACCTCTTCACCAATACCCTCCAGACCACCCGGGGCTGTCCCTTTGATTGTGAATTCTGCTCCGTTACCGCCTTTTACGGCCGTAGGTACCGCAAGCGGCCGGTGGATAACGTTCTGGCCGAGCTGGAACTCCTCCGCCGCCGGAACTCCTTCGCCTTTTTCGTGGATGACAACCTGGTGGCCGACCGCACCTACGCCCTCTCCCTCTTTGCCGGCATGAAGGGGATGGGGTTCAAGTGGCTTTCCCACGCCCCCATCGATTTCGCCCACGACCGGGAGTTCCTGCGGGCCGCCGGCGAGGCCGGCTGCGTCGGGATGTTCGTCGGCTTCGAGTCCCTGAACCAGGACGCCCTTGCCGCCATGGGGAAGGTGACCAACACGGCCCGTTCCTACCTGGAGGATGCCCAAGCCTTCCGTGACAACGGCATCGGCATTCTCGGCTCGTTCGTCCTCGGCTGCGACAACGACACTCCCGCCGTCTTCGAGGGGCTCCTCCGCTTCTGCGAGGAGGCGCGGCTAGAGGCGGCGATTTTCCCGATTCTTACCCCCTATCCCGGCACCGAGGTCCGACGGCGGCTTGAGGCGGAAGGCCGGATCATCTCCAGCGACTGGCAGGACTACGACATGGAGCACGTCACTTTCCTCCCGCGTGGGATGTCCGTTGACGAGCTTCAGCAGGGGTATGACTGGCTGAACCGTTCCTTTTACTCCTTACCATCCATGTACCGGAGAATCTTCAAGGCCCACCGCTCGGTCCAGGTATTCGCCCCCATGAATTTCGGATTCCGCAGCGCTATCCGCCGGAAGGGGAGGGTCGCGTGA
- a CDS encoding ACP S-malonyltransferase has protein sequence MICFMFPGQPLTFETTVPDDPDFRQATALTLDRTGLDLADSALLGEGLTEHVRLQVYGVAMSLYRCRRLRREGTVPAIIAEHSMGIYPAMAACGALDDGDALELTCRIGACIAAMGTRRSYALGCVTGLTAAPLMAVAENNGVFLANYNTSRHFLLSGERRNVEDAVAEALNNGAFTARSFPCDAPLHSPLMEEVAGELREVIGDYRFREPVLPLMSHIDQDYLSAADLPEFLVRELSLPVYWERTFQALSDAGVSRFVEVGVGDSLKKYNRWIASEGGR, from the coding sequence GTGATCTGCTTCATGTTTCCCGGCCAACCCCTGACCTTTGAAACAACGGTTCCCGACGATCCCGATTTCCGGCAGGCAACGGCACTGACCCTGGACCGGACTGGCCTTGACCTGGCTGACTCTGCCTTGCTCGGTGAGGGACTGACGGAGCATGTACGGCTTCAGGTCTACGGCGTAGCGATGAGCCTTTACCGCTGCCGGCGGTTGCGTCGTGAAGGGACGGTTCCCGCAATCATCGCCGAGCACAGCATGGGGATCTATCCGGCCATGGCCGCATGCGGAGCCCTTGACGACGGGGATGCCCTGGAATTGACGTGCCGCATCGGGGCCTGCATCGCTGCCATGGGGACACGGAGGTCCTACGCCCTCGGCTGCGTCACGGGACTCACCGCTGCCCCGCTCATGGCCGTGGCCGAAAACAACGGCGTCTTTCTGGCAAACTACAACACATCGCGCCATTTCCTCCTCTCCGGCGAACGGCGGAATGTGGAGGATGCCGTGGCCGAAGCGTTGAACAACGGCGCGTTTACGGCTCGAAGCTTCCCCTGCGATGCGCCGCTTCATTCGCCTCTTATGGAGGAGGTGGCCGGCGAGCTGCGGGAGGTTATCGGTGACTACCGTTTCCGGGAACCGGTGCTTCCGCTCATGAGCCACATTGACCAGGATTATCTTTCTGCTGCCGACCTGCCGGAGTTTCTGGTGCGGGAACTCTCGCTCCCCGTTTACTGGGAGCGGACTTTCCAGGCGCTCTCCGATGCCGGTGTGAGCCGTTTCGTGGAGGTTGGCGTCGGCGATTCCCTGAAAAAGTACAACCGCTGGATTGCCAGCGAAGGGGGCAGGTGA
- a CDS encoding acyl-CoA thioesterase, producing the protein MRHHETQIKVRFNEIDAYRVAWHGHYVAWMEVGRSVLAEQFGLDVESLAAAGFLGPVVNLELKYLQPALLGEMLTVRTSLARGEAATLEFRCTIIGSDGKVRARGKTVHVLTDLDGVLQYQLPQVIGERVERMLAWQGGP; encoded by the coding sequence GTGAGACACCATGAGACTCAGATAAAGGTGCGCTTCAACGAGATTGACGCCTACCGGGTCGCCTGGCACGGACACTATGTTGCCTGGATGGAGGTGGGGCGCAGCGTGCTGGCTGAGCAGTTCGGCCTCGACGTGGAGAGCCTTGCCGCCGCCGGCTTTCTTGGGCCGGTGGTGAATCTGGAGCTCAAGTACCTGCAGCCGGCCCTGCTCGGCGAAATGCTTACCGTCAGGACTTCCCTGGCGCGGGGTGAGGCGGCGACCCTGGAATTCCGCTGCACCATCATCGGCAGTGACGGCAAGGTTCGCGCCCGGGGAAAGACCGTCCATGTCCTCACCGACCTTGACGGGGTGCTTCAGTACCAACTCCCGCAGGTCATCGGCGAGCGGGTGGAGCGGATGCTCGCCTGGCAGGGGGGGCCATGA